In Flavobacterium sp. N3904, one DNA window encodes the following:
- a CDS encoding T9SS type A sorting domain-containing protein: MKKLYIFFFVIFNAYAQNPADRDPTFNTFSLPLGSHFIDYNILKAGVQQDGKIIFLKSKNTGGTELIRLDKNILDTSFNTGTGFKYAGYNFKIQTDGKIIAIGYFTSYNSVGAKNIVRLNTDGSVDKSFVLAPGVTISGTSEDNIPDVAIQPDGKILISGILNAKGGVIRLNNDGSLDNSFTAFTAIDAGVTTIRLQTDGKIIVAGVSTGGNKIFRINKDGSLDIDLTPVLDKITVQYDIASQKDGKILFSAAFEGLNNTNNVKLLRLNNDGTIDSSFNTNSIGVWDARGIAKIIIQPDGKIILGGKFIITGSNSNGIIRLNSDGTIDTTFKTGTGVDYQINDLDLLPNGKVLVSGQFNKFNKEVANYVIILNSDGTKDSSFNNAVVGFDYGQVTAVTILPDDKILAAGTFFSYNAKTITNGMVRLNSDGSLDESLTFGGVKGFSDQYMNFTVNSIAVQKDGKMVAGGGFQGFNNITTNRIVRLNYDGSRDNSFVIGTGFDYDVHKVVVLADNKILVAGDFKTYNGNTALGLVRLNSNGSLDTTFKATWQGMNDSPLPYVSDIIVLADGKILMSSSAYKANKGLARLNTDGSEDTSFVLDPIVKPNGSGAFVQSDGKIILSFKKNNTNGFFRLNPNGSLDNSFNYTPIDSEYYVTFVTGMQPDDKILVSGYSTQNNKNRFFARLKLDGSYDETFTNLFHNSDIDYTAKIVPQSNGKLIYSGGFINYRGIPAGRIIRLLGQDYKFVQGQNKLDSDNNGCDLNDIAFANLKLDISSDQNTTSYIANSTGNYTVTLKNGFHTLTPVFENPSYFNVVPASIAVDFPSQVSPHNGDFCISPKGMHPDLEVTILPLTPARPGFDAKYKIVFTNKGNQQLSGSVSFDYMDDLIDVLQTTPNFSSQSQNNLKWDFSNLRPLETREISFVLNINSPMETPPVNGGMFLKYSAKISSLQTDETPNNNSFAFDQIVVNSFDPNDKTCIEGNVISQTKVGDYVHYIIRFENTGTYTAQNIIVKDVIDTAKYDINSLSPLSGSHLFSTEISDNNKVEFKFKDINLPFDDANNDGYLAFKIKTKATLVEGDTFGNSANIFFDYNSTITTNVPTTTISKVLGVQDFSFSKYFVLYPNPVNGTLNINTKDDIELSTIQIYNILGQLIMVVSNANNINNIDVSTLMPGTYFIKIVSDRGTSNTKFIKK; this comes from the coding sequence ATGAAAAAACTATATATTTTCTTTTTTGTCATTTTTAACGCATATGCTCAAAATCCAGCTGACAGAGATCCTACATTTAATACTTTTAGCTTGCCTTTGGGAAGTCATTTTATAGATTATAATATTTTAAAAGCGGGTGTACAGCAAGACGGAAAAATAATTTTTCTAAAAAGTAAAAATACTGGCGGTACAGAATTAATAAGACTTGACAAAAATATTTTAGATACTAGTTTTAATACCGGAACAGGATTTAAGTATGCTGGATATAATTTTAAAATTCAGACGGATGGAAAAATTATTGCAATTGGTTATTTTACTTCTTATAATTCGGTAGGCGCTAAGAATATAGTACGATTAAATACAGACGGGAGTGTTGATAAAAGTTTTGTTTTAGCTCCTGGAGTTACCATTAGCGGAACAAGTGAAGATAACATACCCGACGTTGCCATACAGCCTGACGGTAAAATTTTGATATCAGGAATTCTCAATGCAAAAGGTGGCGTGATAAGACTCAATAACGATGGAAGTCTGGATAATTCTTTTACTGCTTTTACAGCTATTGATGCGGGTGTAACGACTATAAGGTTACAAACTGATGGCAAAATTATTGTGGCTGGAGTAAGTACTGGCGGGAATAAAATTTTTCGTATAAATAAAGATGGAAGCTTAGATATTGATTTGACTCCCGTACTTGATAAAATAACCGTTCAATATGATATTGCATCACAAAAGGATGGAAAAATTCTGTTTTCAGCAGCTTTTGAAGGTCTTAATAATACTAATAACGTTAAATTATTAAGGTTAAATAATGATGGTACTATTGATTCCAGCTTCAATACTAATAGCATTGGTGTCTGGGATGCGCGAGGAATTGCGAAAATCATAATCCAGCCTGACGGTAAAATCATTCTTGGGGGGAAGTTTATTATAACAGGTTCCAATTCTAATGGCATAATTAGACTTAATTCTGATGGTACAATCGACACCACTTTCAAAACAGGAACTGGAGTAGATTACCAGATTAATGATTTGGATTTGCTACCAAATGGAAAAGTTCTTGTTTCAGGGCAGTTCAATAAATTTAATAAAGAAGTTGCAAATTATGTTATAATACTAAATAGTGATGGGACTAAGGATAGCAGTTTTAATAATGCTGTTGTGGGATTTGATTATGGACAGGTAACTGCCGTAACCATTCTTCCTGATGACAAAATTTTAGCTGCCGGAACTTTTTTTAGCTATAACGCCAAAACAATAACAAATGGTATGGTGCGATTAAACAGTGATGGAAGTCTGGATGAATCATTAACATTTGGGGGTGTCAAAGGATTTAGTGATCAATATATGAATTTTACAGTAAATTCTATTGCAGTACAAAAAGATGGAAAAATGGTTGCAGGTGGCGGTTTTCAGGGATTCAATAACATAACTACCAATAGAATAGTGAGACTGAATTATGACGGATCCAGAGACAATTCATTTGTTATTGGTACAGGGTTTGATTATGATGTACATAAAGTTGTTGTACTTGCTGATAATAAAATATTAGTTGCTGGAGATTTTAAAACTTACAATGGGAATACAGCTTTAGGGCTTGTACGCTTAAATAGCAATGGATCTTTAGATACAACTTTTAAAGCCACCTGGCAAGGTATGAATGATTCTCCTTTACCTTATGTATCAGACATTATTGTTTTAGCTGATGGCAAAATTTTAATGTCATCAAGCGCATATAAAGCTAACAAAGGATTAGCAAGGCTTAATACTGATGGGTCAGAAGACACTTCATTTGTACTCGATCCTATTGTGAAACCAAATGGAAGTGGAGCATTTGTTCAAAGTGATGGAAAGATTATTTTATCTTTTAAAAAGAACAATACCAATGGTTTTTTTAGATTGAATCCAAACGGGAGTCTTGATAATTCTTTTAATTATACACCTATAGATAGTGAGTATTACGTTACATTCGTGACTGGAATGCAACCAGATGATAAAATTTTGGTTTCAGGGTATAGTACTCAAAATAATAAAAATAGATTTTTTGCTAGGTTAAAATTAGACGGGAGTTATGACGAAACTTTTACCAATTTATTTCATAACAGCGATATAGATTATACTGCCAAAATTGTACCTCAATCAAACGGAAAACTTATTTATTCAGGAGGTTTTATTAATTACAGAGGCATACCAGCTGGCAGAATAATTCGTTTACTGGGCCAAGATTATAAATTTGTTCAGGGACAAAATAAATTAGATTCAGACAATAATGGCTGTGATTTGAATGATATTGCTTTTGCTAATTTAAAATTGGATATTTCTTCAGATCAAAATACAACTAGCTACATAGCAAATAGTACTGGAAATTACACTGTTACATTAAAAAACGGATTTCATACATTAACTCCTGTTTTCGAAAATCCATCTTATTTTAATGTTGTTCCTGCCAGTATTGCTGTAGATTTCCCTTCTCAGGTGAGTCCACATAATGGTGATTTTTGTATTAGCCCAAAAGGCATGCACCCAGATTTAGAAGTTACTATCTTACCATTAACTCCGGCAAGACCAGGATTTGACGCTAAATATAAAATAGTATTTACTAATAAAGGTAATCAGCAGCTTTCAGGTAGTGTATCTTTTGATTATATGGATGACTTAATAGATGTGCTACAGACTACTCCTAATTTTTCAAGTCAGTCTCAGAATAATCTAAAATGGGATTTTTCTAATTTAAGACCCCTAGAAACAAGAGAAATCTCATTTGTCTTAAATATAAATTCACCAATGGAAACACCACCTGTAAATGGCGGAATGTTTTTGAAATACTCAGCAAAAATTTCGTCATTGCAAACAGATGAGACACCAAATAATAATAGTTTTGCTTTTGATCAGATTGTAGTTAATTCTTTTGATCCAAATGATAAAACATGTATTGAAGGAAATGTTATTTCGCAAACAAAGGTTGGAGATTATGTACATTATATTATTCGTTTTGAAAATACAGGTACTTATACCGCACAAAATATTATTGTGAAAGATGTAATTGATACTGCCAAGTACGATATAAATTCATTGTCTCCTTTGAGCGGAAGCCATTTATTCTCGACTGAGATATCAGATAATAACAAAGTTGAATTTAAATTTAAGGATATTAATCTGCCTTTTGATGACGCAAATAATGACGGTTATCTTGCTTTTAAGATAAAAACAAAAGCTACACTTGTCGAAGGAGATACCTTTGGTAATTCAGCTAATATCTTTTTTGATTACAATAGCACAATTACAACGAATGTACCTACAACAACAATTTCCAAAGTTTTAGGTGTTCAGGATTTTTCATTCAGTAAGTATTTTGTTTTATACCCAAATCCTGTTAATGGAACTTTAAATATAAATACAAAGGACGATATTGAATTATCAACCATCCAAATTTATAATATACTTGGACAGTTAATAATGGTAGTTTCTAATGCAAATAACATTAATAATATTGATGTTTCAACATTGATGCCAGGTACTTATTTTATAAAAATTGTTTCTGACAGAGGAACTTCTAATACAAAATTTATAAAAAAGTAA